In a genomic window of Scyliorhinus torazame isolate Kashiwa2021f chromosome 5, sScyTor2.1, whole genome shotgun sequence:
- the LOC140419610 gene encoding uncharacterized protein: MKKPWKCGECGMGSNSPSELQTHRRIHTGERPFTCSVCGKRFTRSSHLLNHQLVHTDQRPFKCADCEKSFKSRKELLTHRRIHTGERPFTCSVCGKGFTLSSHLLRHQLVHNDERPFKCADCGKSFKRRKDLLIHQRTHTGARTFTCLECGKGFNASSNLWAHQQVHSDQRPFKCADCKKSFKSRKDLLTHQRTHTGEKPFTCSVCGTGFTLSPFLLRHQLVHSDQRPFKCSDCEKSFKSKSCLLLHQRTHTGQRPYTCPVCDKKFTQSSHLTSHHLVHTDQKPFKCSVCEKRFKSKQNLLKHQRVHTEIES, translated from the coding sequence atgaagaaaccgtggaaatgtggggaatgtgggaTGGGATCCAATTCCCCGTCTGAATTGcaaactcatcgacgtattcacactggagaaaggccgttcacctgctccgtgtgtgggaagagattcactcggtcatcacaccTCCTGaaccaccaacttgttcatactgatcagagaccgtttaaatgtgctgactgtgagaagagctttaaaagcagaaaggaatTACTGACACATAGACgtatccacactggggagaggccattcacctgctccgtgtgtgggaagggattcactctatcatcccacctcctgagacaccaacttgttcataatgatgagagaccttttaaatgtgctgactgtggaaagagctttaaacgcagaaaggatttactgatacatcaacgcactcacacaggGGCGAGGACATTcacctgtttggaatgtgggaagggatttaatgcttcGTCAAACCTCTGGGCTCACCAGcaggttcactctgaccagagaccatttaaatgtgctgactgtaagaagagctttaaaagcagaaaggatttactgacacatcaacgcactcacactggagagaagccattcacctgctccgtgtgtgggacggGATTCACTCTGTCACCAttcctcctgagacaccaacttgttcactctgatcagagaccttttaaatgttctgactgtgagaagagctttaaaagtaaaagcTGTTTACtgctacatcaacgcactcacactggacagagaccgtacacttgccccgtgtgtgacaagaaattcactcagtcgTCCCACCTGACTTCACACCATCTTGTTCACACTgaccagaaaccttttaaatgttctgtctgtgaaaagagatttaaaagtaaacagaatctgctgaaacaccagcgagttcacacggaaatagaatcgtag